In a single window of the Pseudodesulfovibrio profundus genome:
- a CDS encoding FeoB-associated Cys-rich membrane protein: MDTIIAILIIIVAAFFVFNKVRKQLQAKDGCGCGGDCGAPSKKNVSPCCDNEGENCSCDK, encoded by the coding sequence TTGGATACAATCATAGCCATACTCATCATTATTGTTGCGGCATTTTTCGTGTTCAACAAAGTCAGGAAGCAGTTGCAGGCCAAGGACGGATGCGGCTGCGGAGGCGATTGCGGCGCACCATCGAAAAAGAATGTTTCCCCATGCTGCGACAATGAAGGGGAGAACTGCTCATGCGACAAATAG
- a CDS encoding HMA2 domain-containing protein, with the protein MDFTTIATLRKYLSIKHSLPGRIRIKFSAGIMKDPEALKLAQSPPDMPDAVKEAKVNIFSRTLLLEYDADLVSPDLLEELITTEDDHRAAEIVETIHDTIFA; encoded by the coding sequence ATGGATTTCACGACGATCGCAACACTTAGAAAATATCTGTCCATCAAGCACAGCCTGCCGGGAAGGATCAGGATCAAGTTTTCTGCAGGCATTATGAAAGATCCGGAAGCATTGAAGCTTGCACAGTCGCCGCCAGATATGCCGGACGCGGTGAAAGAGGCCAAGGTCAATATCTTTTCGCGTACGTTGCTCCTTGAATATGATGCCGATTTGGTGTCACCGGATTTGCTGGAAGAACTCATCACTACCGAAGACGACCACCGGGCTGCGGAAATCGTCGAAACCATTCACGATACAATATTCGCATAA
- a CDS encoding DUF4198 domain-containing protein — protein MRQIGVFIRNTSLSPISLSVLCFAMCVVLAGEAMAHSLFIQSGRHVVKEGKKTPLFFAYGHHFPVDDGVRSKKLASIKVHDPAGAVTEFSPRKETCLQSQMVEYYTPGVYVLTAETNPGHYTKWVDKKGRDRSSIKPMSAVKDEASEIVKSLYSKQYAKSYVRCGEPDGMFAGRVGLALELVPMQDPTTLKPGDTLTLKVFKDGKRYDGDGHWNATYGGYSTESEDLYQPGMDVSGDTITVSLDHPGKWFIRYFIKTDATDEMKNEYFQLKETATLVVLVPNERRQALPNHH, from the coding sequence ATGCGACAAATAGGAGTATTCATTCGAAATACATCGCTATCCCCCATCTCACTCAGTGTTCTTTGCTTTGCCATGTGCGTGGTCTTGGCTGGTGAAGCCATGGCTCACTCCCTGTTCATCCAGTCCGGTAGACATGTGGTGAAGGAAGGCAAAAAAACGCCGCTCTTTTTTGCCTACGGTCATCATTTTCCGGTGGATGACGGTGTCCGTTCCAAAAAACTGGCGTCTATCAAAGTCCATGATCCAGCAGGGGCGGTGACAGAGTTTTCCCCTCGCAAGGAAACGTGTCTTCAATCGCAGATGGTGGAATACTATACGCCGGGAGTATATGTGCTGACCGCCGAAACCAATCCCGGCCATTACACCAAGTGGGTGGACAAGAAAGGGCGAGATCGCAGCTCCATCAAACCCATGAGCGCTGTGAAGGACGAGGCTTCAGAAATCGTCAAATCCCTGTATTCCAAACAGTATGCCAAATCATATGTCCGCTGCGGGGAGCCTGACGGCATGTTCGCAGGCCGCGTTGGGTTGGCATTGGAATTGGTGCCCATGCAGGATCCGACCACGTTGAAGCCTGGGGATACCCTGACCCTCAAGGTGTTCAAGGACGGCAAGCGATACGATGGGGATGGACATTGGAATGCGACCTACGGCGGCTACTCTACGGAGTCCGAAGACCTCTATCAGCCCGGCATGGATGTATCCGGTGATACCATCACGGTTTCTCTGGATCATCCCGGCAAGTGGTTCATCCGATACTTCATTAAGACGGACGCCACAGACGAAATGAAGAATGAGTATTTTCAACTCAAGGAAACGGCCACCCTCGTGGTGCTTGTTCCCAATGAGCGCAGGCAGGCATTACCCAACCATCATTAG
- a CDS encoding flavodoxin, protein MSKTLIVYGSTTGNTESVSDDIAKILEKNGHSVEIQDAADISVDGLADQFDTVLLGCSTWGEDEIELQDDFIPLFENLEQAALKGKKVAVFGCGDSSYEYFCGAVDVIEEKAGELGAVLLGESLKIDGDPEPEEVSAWTESIMTKM, encoded by the coding sequence ATGAGCAAGACTTTGATCGTTTACGGTTCCACTACCGGCAATACCGAAAGCGTGAGCGACGACATCGCCAAGATTTTGGAAAAGAACGGACATAGCGTGGAAATTCAAGATGCTGCCGATATTTCTGTCGACGGCTTGGCGGATCAGTTCGATACGGTGCTTCTCGGTTGTTCCACCTGGGGCGAAGATGAAATCGAATTGCAGGACGATTTTATTCCGTTATTTGAAAATCTTGAACAGGCGGCGCTCAAAGGGAAGAAGGTCGCTGTATTCGGTTGCGGCGATTCCTCCTACGAATACTTCTGCGGTGCCGTGGATGTCATTGAAGAGAAGGCCGGAGAACTGGGGGCCGTCTTGCTCGGCGAATCCCTGAAAATCGACGGTGATCCTGAACCCGAGGAAGTTTCGGCCTGGACAGAGTCGATCATGACGAAGATGTAA
- a CDS encoding metal ABC transporter substrate-binding protein, with protein MMRSVSLSIILLLVFASNAIAKDKSITVLTSLEVTTALAEALTRGTSIRVINVIPDGYSMRGQDAYLKKHQASFFEKAREADAVLTVGAAWPADPLYKWARRGNIRIVNIDVSKPLDEYGAGVPLLEVAGKYSPYVWRSPANLTRMASIASDDLCRLTPGDATRIKANLQEVQSVLFRLRSKYEAASLDLAAVELAAFTTGYTYLINEFGLEVMEYFLRSESAWSDSDMERMIAQIKGAGVKAVVCPWEPDAKGRHVIERGGAVPVVLQAFKRAEEENPVDALIGWYEGNLSRLINALHN; from the coding sequence ATGATGCGTTCCGTTTCACTCTCCATCATTCTGCTGCTTGTTTTTGCGTCCAATGCAATTGCAAAGGACAAGTCGATAACCGTTCTGACATCCCTTGAAGTAACGACTGCCTTGGCCGAGGCCCTGACCCGGGGAACGTCCATCCGGGTGATCAATGTCATTCCTGATGGCTACTCCATGCGTGGGCAGGACGCGTATCTGAAAAAGCACCAGGCGTCGTTTTTCGAGAAGGCGAGAGAAGCCGACGCCGTCCTGACTGTGGGGGCGGCATGGCCTGCTGATCCACTCTATAAATGGGCGCGGCGTGGCAACATCCGTATCGTGAACATCGATGTGTCCAAGCCGCTGGATGAGTATGGTGCGGGCGTTCCGCTGCTCGAAGTGGCGGGCAAGTACTCTCCCTATGTATGGCGCAGTCCGGCCAACCTGACCCGCATGGCGTCCATCGCTTCCGATGACCTGTGCCGTCTAACGCCAGGGGACGCCACGCGTATCAAGGCCAATCTTCAGGAAGTGCAGAGCGTGCTGTTCCGACTGCGAAGCAAGTATGAAGCCGCTTCTCTCGATCTGGCCGCAGTGGAGCTTGCCGCGTTCACCACCGGATACACCTATCTGATTAACGAGTTCGGACTGGAGGTGATGGAGTATTTCCTTCGCTCCGAATCAGCGTGGTCGGACAGTGATATGGAGCGCATGATTGCGCAGATAAAGGGGGCAGGGGTCAAAGCTGTTGTCTGCCCATGGGAGCCGGACGCGAAGGGCAGGCACGTCATTGAACGTGGCGGAGCCGTTCCCGTGGTCCTGCAGGCCTTCAAGCGAGCAGAAGAAGAAAACCCAGTGGATGCATTGATCGGTTGGTACGAAGGGAATCTCTCTCGTCTGATCAATGCGTTGCATAATTAG